The following nucleotide sequence is from Coffea eugenioides isolate CCC68of chromosome 3, Ceug_1.0, whole genome shotgun sequence.
aaatctTGCAAATTTCTATTACACATATACCTAGTACTAGTTTTCAAAAGCTAGCAATTTGACATAGCAGTATTACTTAGATTCTATCCACTTTGCACCCATATGATCATACATGCAACAACACGTGCTTGTAACTGAAGTTCAGCAGAAACTTCAGTGATAAAAGGATGGAGTGAGGAATAACCAAATAACCCAAATGTACTATACATGTCCGGTTATGTCATTTCAGGAAAAATGTTTGTCATTGTCGATTGTCTTCATGTCCCATGTCCAATGTCAATTTTTcagcttcaaaaaaaaaaaaatgaagtgtACCATCTTATCAGAAACAACCCCAAGGGTCTTGAAGAAGGAAAAGTAACTGAAAAACTATCAGAAAGTAGCATAAGTTATACAAGACAATAAATGAGTCTAAATCAACTCAGACACTAGTAGGATTCAAAAATGCAGTAGAAAAGATATGTAGGAAAACCAATCCACAAAGCAATCAAAGATAACTAAGAATCTCCTACAGGTAGCCAGAGACTTATGTAGTACCCAAAGAAGTATagatttaaaaacaaaaagtaaataataGAAGAAACTTACCCTCTTCTTGGACAATGTATCGATGGGCGACATAACTTCTGGTTGCACATAATCCTTTCCACGATAAAAAACTATTGTATCATCACCGATCATTTGAATTGGAATTCCACCACTAAGCCTGGCAATTTCACTAGCATAATCTTGCACTTGACCAGGTTTGCAAATGACCTTAACAGTTTCATGCTTCTTCCAATGCAAATGCATATTAAGAATGACACCACCAAATACTCCTCTCCTTCCAATAGGTACATAATTCGACCTTTTCTGGGCCATTTTCTTCATGTAAAATCGTTCTTCGCCAGTCAGCTCATGTGGCTTAACAACAGGACCCTGGACCTTGTTGACCTCATACCGCTTTAGTCTTTCAATTAGCAAGGCTTCCTTAATTTTAGCCTGAGGCAAAGAAAAATCAGCCCCGTCACTTAACCAACCAAACTAAGCCAATCTGAGGCATACATATACAACCCATAGCCGATTCTCTCTCTGAGAATAACTCTAGATGGAAAAACAGGGAAAATAGAAATAACCAATACCCGGGAATCAAAGAACAACATTAAGGAGAATTATGACCACCATTAGTTGATCAGATAGATAAAGAAAACATAAACAAGAATTAATTGGCATCGAAATAAGCGTTAACAAATTGAGTAGCACCACAAAGATGCACCGCAATGTGCCCATTTTTAACCAGTGAACTATGAACTGCTTAGCCAAAGCTATCCACTATGATCATTCCAGGAACAGAGTTTGTGTCAAGCACACAATCAGTTAGCTATTAATTGAGTCCATATATATGAAGATGAATACTAGAAACTTCAAAAGAGAATGCATATCCGAATTATCTTATTCAGAAAAATGCAGATCTTTAAATGCTGCATTGAGAGAAATAATAATACTTAGTTGTTTGTCAACTTACCCTTTCCAGCTTGTATTTTATCCTTTCCTCAGCATTAGCAAATCTCtgctttttcttcttccctaCACCAAGTCTTCTGGGGTCTCTTTTATTGGCAGACTTtctcttttgcttttcttttttccttttcatcttcAGCCTCTTCTTTGTCATCCACCTGTCCTTTTTAGGCGGCTCAATTTCATGAGTCTCGAATTTCGGCTTTCCCTGTGGAGATATCACTAAATTCACTCTGCCATGGCTAAAATTCCTCAGTGCCAACCATGAACTTCTTAAAGTCAATTGCATTGAAGGCCTAAATATAACCGAAAAGGGTTGGCACGGGTTCTGAAGAATTGGCTATAAAGTGACCAGAAAAACTAATAAAGACCCAGTAAACCTCAACTAAAGTAGAAAGCTAAGCAAACAAATCATTATCGAAATTTTTTATCAAAGAGACCCCATTTTTCCTCAATTTCTCAAATTATTGCTCATGATAATCCCAAATTTCTTAACCATTTTATTTGCTCCTAGCAGGTTACAGAAAGATTAAACTTAATTAGGAATTAACAAATCCAGccacaaaatcacttaaaaGGATTTAAAATCACGATGTTTTCCTACTAGATTGTTTTTAATCTACACAAACATAactgtttttcctttttacaaacAAAAACATTGAGCAGTAAATAAAACCAAAGAATTGCATagatttctttctttgtttttttggtgGGTACCTGAAATCAAGAAAAATTGGAGAGGATGGTTTGAGAAGTGAGGAAATAGAAAATCGACGGGTACCACAGGTCAAAGACTTCACCATCTCTGTTGTCCCTACATTCCCCGCAGCTCTCTGCATTAGGATGTGGGTTGGGAGAAAGAGGGGTCGGATTAATTTCATTCTAGCTCTCCCAAGTAGATTGAAACTTAATTTCAGGCCCTAAAATCCAAAATCAAATtcaactgaaaaaaaaaaaccaattcaGCAGTTTCATTGAAAAGATTCACTTTAATTTGGCCCCACTCCAGTTTCTGAATGGTTGTTGAAACGTGAATTTAgggtggcaatggggcggggaCCCCGTTGTCAAATAACTCCACCCGTCCCCGCCCCATTCCCCGCCTCTTGCCCCCCAaaccccgccccgccccgcccaGCCCTATTTTTTTGCGGTCCCCGcgaaaaaagaaattaatttATCATAAATGTTCATTTACaataatataattataaataaaattaaatagcTGTCAAGATGAAAATAAAGTATAACAAGTCAAGTTACATTCATTCTTGTATTCAACAAATTCAGTTgagttggtttttttttttttttttttctgacggAGTGGGTATCCGGATCAATCCTTATGGAGTTCCGACTAATCCCACTCCGACCCGGAGAGAAGGCCCCACTCCACTCGagcacagtgacaagggggctCGAACCCTGGTTGCCCAGGAAGGTCCACCATACCCTAAAGAGGGGGAGCGGATCATTCGAGCTAACCCTTGGGGGCAGTCGAGTTGGTTTCTCatattcaacaaaataaaaatacagTTGATTTCTTCTGACCGAAATATATCATTTGGAGTTATTTCAGCATTATACATATATCCATGGCTATCTAAAAGGATTGAACAACTCAGAAATTTATAAACACAAAAGCCTAGTAcatgaagcaaaaaaaaatcagaagcAAGCCTATACGAAAAGCAAAACTCTCCTTATATGTCCAAGCATTTTTTAGAACTAACAGGAGAGAGGAATAATTCCCAAACACTAACCAAAAATGCCAAGAACAGTTAAAATCCAGAAATAACAAAAGGCAA
It contains:
- the LOC113764609 gene encoding uncharacterized CRM domain-containing protein At3g25440, chloroplastic-like isoform X3; this encodes MTKKRLKMKRKKEKQKRKSANKRDPRRLGVGKKKKQRFANAEERIKYKLERAKIKEALLIERLKRYEVNKVQGPVVKPHELTGEERFYMKKMAQKRSNYVPIGRRGVFGGVILNMHLHWKKHETVKVICKPGQVQDYASEIARLSGGIPIQMIGDDTIVFYRGKDYVQPEVMSPIDTLSKKRALEKSKYKQSLESVRRFIAIAEKELELYYRHVALYGDPSDRNPNSIFDKPRWIEWARKVEGKEVASSITEECSHTLFQTDIDSMDDEILESEEISEFDDKCKNNAASASEIDYEDDGTHIGEIESCTKKQVLVELSTSIEYLEKYSTGLDMLHLCH
- the LOC113764609 gene encoding uncharacterized CRM domain-containing protein At3g25440, chloroplastic-like isoform X2, coding for MKLIRPLFLPTHILMQRAAGNVGTTEMVKSLTCGTRRFSISSLLKPSSPIFLDFRPSMQLTLRSSWLALRNFSHGRVNLVISPQGKPKFETHEIEPPKKDRWMTKKRLKMKRKKEKQKRKSANKRDPRRLGVGKKKKQRFANAEERIKYKLERAKIKEALLIERLKRYEVNKVQGPVVKPHELTGEERFYMKKMAQKRSNYVPIGRRGVFGGVILNMHLHWKKHETVKVICKPGQVQDYASEIARLSGGIPIQMIGDDTIVFYRGKDYVQPEVMSPIDTLSKKRALEKSKYKQSLESVRRFIAIAEKELELYYRHVALYGDPSDRNPNSIFDKPRWIEWARKVEGKEVASSITEECSHTLFQTDIDSMDDEILESEEISEFDDKCKNNAASASEIDYEDDGTHIGEIESCTKKQVMVKQ
- the LOC113764609 gene encoding uncharacterized CRM domain-containing protein At3g25440, chloroplastic-like isoform X1, with amino-acid sequence MKLIRPLFLPTHILMQRAAGNVGTTEMVKSLTCGTRRFSISSLLKPSSPIFLDFRPSMQLTLRSSWLALRNFSHGRVNLVISPQGKPKFETHEIEPPKKDRWMTKKRLKMKRKKEKQKRKSANKRDPRRLGVGKKKKQRFANAEERIKYKLERAKIKEALLIERLKRYEVNKVQGPVVKPHELTGEERFYMKKMAQKRSNYVPIGRRGVFGGVILNMHLHWKKHETVKVICKPGQVQDYASEIARLSGGIPIQMIGDDTIVFYRGKDYVQPEVMSPIDTLSKKRALEKSKYKQSLESVRRFIAIAEKELELYYRHVALYGDPSDRNPNSIFDKPRWIEWARKVEGKEVASSITEECSHTLFQTDIDSMDDEILESEEISEFDDKCKNNAASASEIDYEDDGTHIGEIESCTKKQVLVELSTSIEYLEKYSTGLDMLHLCH